A single Nocardioides bizhenqiangii DNA region contains:
- a CDS encoding LCP family protein: protein MAGTASPGRPGGARRASRSVRLSRRERRHLGRAEERAGGKRALRPGDQPPRPATEERAKGGRRALRPRERRTRGLPGTLGLTFVSAMIPGTGYLFAKRRLAGWIVLIGWAAVVGSVALYLGHDLDLAAARTRLVDVAFDPTLLRVLTAVVAVLLLVWLFVVWTSYRLIRPRERPRWHTVVGNVAVVVFCLIFAAPVVRAAQYAVATANFVTVVFDDNEVATTPSDVSEDDPWGGRERVNVLLLGGDGGEGRDGVRTDSMILLSMDTDTGKAVTFSLPRNMANAQFPEGSPLRDLYPYGFSNGDYADGDYMLNAVYRNIPAMHPGVLGKSSNEGADAIKQAVEGSLGIPVEYYVLVNLEGFKQVVDAIGGVTVNVNEPIAIGGNTDAGVPPDDYLEPGPDQHLNGFQALWFARGRWGSDDYERMERQRCMVDAIVEAADPGNLLLRYLDLLKAGEEIVYTDIPRELASAFVDLALKVKDAKVKSVVFRSSDEFSSADPDFEWMHELVERAIDPPPKKNGSGNRDPADDPEDACAYQPTGETVEDAMASDGY, encoded by the coding sequence ATGGCCGGTACGGCGAGCCCCGGGCGCCCGGGTGGCGCTCGACGCGCGTCCCGGTCTGTCCGGCTGTCGCGACGCGAGCGCCGCCACCTCGGGCGTGCCGAGGAGCGCGCCGGCGGCAAGCGCGCCCTCCGCCCGGGCGACCAGCCGCCGCGTCCAGCGACCGAGGAGCGGGCGAAGGGCGGACGCCGGGCACTGCGGCCGAGGGAGCGCCGGACGCGGGGACTTCCGGGCACGCTCGGCCTGACGTTCGTGTCGGCGATGATCCCCGGCACCGGCTACCTCTTCGCCAAGCGTCGTCTCGCCGGTTGGATCGTGCTGATCGGCTGGGCCGCCGTCGTCGGCTCGGTGGCCCTCTACCTCGGCCACGACCTCGACCTGGCTGCTGCCCGCACCCGATTGGTCGACGTGGCGTTCGACCCCACGCTGCTACGGGTCCTGACCGCGGTCGTCGCCGTGCTGCTGCTGGTCTGGCTGTTCGTGGTGTGGACCTCCTACCGGTTGATCCGGCCCCGCGAGCGACCGCGCTGGCACACCGTCGTCGGCAACGTCGCGGTCGTCGTCTTCTGCCTGATCTTCGCCGCGCCGGTGGTGCGGGCGGCGCAGTATGCCGTTGCAACCGCGAACTTCGTGACCGTCGTCTTCGACGACAACGAGGTCGCCACCACACCCTCCGACGTGTCGGAGGACGACCCGTGGGGTGGCCGCGAGCGGGTCAACGTGCTCCTGCTCGGTGGCGACGGCGGCGAGGGGCGTGACGGCGTACGGACCGACAGCATGATCCTGCTCAGCATGGACACGGACACCGGCAAGGCGGTCACCTTCAGCCTCCCGCGCAACATGGCGAACGCGCAGTTCCCCGAGGGCAGCCCGCTGCGCGACCTCTACCCCTACGGGTTCTCCAACGGCGACTACGCCGACGGCGACTACATGCTCAACGCCGTCTACCGCAACATCCCCGCGATGCACCCGGGCGTCCTCGGCAAGAGCTCCAACGAGGGCGCCGACGCGATCAAGCAGGCCGTCGAGGGCTCGCTCGGGATCCCGGTCGAGTACTACGTGCTCGTCAACCTCGAGGGCTTCAAGCAGGTCGTCGACGCCATCGGCGGGGTCACCGTCAACGTCAACGAGCCGATCGCGATCGGCGGCAACACCGACGCGGGCGTCCCGCCCGACGACTACCTCGAGCCGGGGCCGGACCAGCACCTCAACGGCTTCCAGGCCCTCTGGTTCGCCCGCGGACGCTGGGGCTCCGACGACTACGAGCGGATGGAGCGGCAGCGGTGCATGGTCGACGCGATCGTCGAGGCCGCCGACCCCGGCAACCTGCTGCTGCGCTACCTCGACCTGCTCAAGGCCGGTGAGGAGATCGTCTACACCGACATCCCGCGCGAGCTGGCGTCCGCGTTCGTCGACCTGGCGCTGAAGGTCAAGGACGCCAAGGTGAAGTCGGTGGTGTTCCGGTCCTCCGATGAGTTCAGCTCCGCGGACCCTGACTTCGAGTGGATGCACGAGCTCGTCGAGCGTGCGATCGACCCGCCTCCGAAGAAGAACGGCTCCGGCAACCGGGACCCGGCCGACGACCCCGAGGACGCCTGCGCCTACCAGCCGACAGGCGAGACCGTCGAGGACGCCATGGCGTCCGACGGCTACTGA
- a CDS encoding lysophospholipid acyltransferase family protein, producing the protein MTTNEEAHRIAREKGVSGPLYLVVKYTAALIFRIVCGFTATGTENVPKKGPVVIVPNHKSFWDPFFVAIVLRRPVHFMGKAEHFEGPMAGIFLRLGAFPVRRGESDAEALETARAILARGDALALFPEGTRVRDEGLGTPKRGAARLAIEAGAPLVPATITGTEKRRWPLPRKVRMVFGTPVSVEGLEATPEDAAAVIGEAWPQVTEEYARWQNRAGLIAAGAAALGLGAWVVRKRRHH; encoded by the coding sequence GTGACAACCAACGAGGAAGCCCACCGCATCGCCCGGGAGAAGGGTGTCAGCGGACCGCTCTACCTCGTGGTGAAGTACACCGCCGCCCTGATCTTCCGGATCGTGTGCGGCTTCACCGCCACCGGCACGGAGAACGTCCCCAAGAAGGGGCCGGTCGTCATCGTGCCGAACCACAAGAGCTTCTGGGACCCGTTCTTCGTGGCCATCGTGCTGCGCCGCCCGGTGCACTTCATGGGCAAGGCCGAGCACTTCGAAGGGCCGATGGCGGGGATCTTCCTGCGCCTGGGCGCGTTCCCCGTGCGGCGTGGTGAGTCCGACGCCGAGGCGCTGGAGACGGCGCGCGCGATCCTCGCGCGGGGTGACGCGCTCGCGCTGTTCCCGGAAGGCACCCGGGTGCGGGACGAGGGCCTGGGTACGCCGAAGCGTGGCGCGGCCCGGCTCGCCATCGAAGCCGGCGCGCCTCTCGTCCCCGCGACCATCACCGGCACCGAGAAGCGACGCTGGCCGCTCCCGCGCAAGGTCCGGATGGTCTTCGGCACGCCGGTGTCGGTCGAGGGCCTCGAAGCGACCCCCGAGGACGCCGCCGCCGTGATCGGCGAGGCCTGGCCGCAGGTCACCGAGGAGTACGCCCGATGGCAGAACCGTGCCGGGCTGATCGCCGCGGGTGCCGCCGCGCTCGGTCTGGGTGCGTGGGTCGTGAGGAAGCGGCGACACCACTAG
- a CDS encoding PIG-L deacetylase family protein, translating into MDETPPPLKPLPENWERALVVVAHPDDVEYGAAAAIARWTGQGKKINYVMVTSGEAGIDGMHPDECRAVREAEEIASAEIVGVDQVEFLGFPDGVLTYGLELRAAIAKVVRQHQPEIVITGNFRDTFGPGALNQADHIATGRAVLDGVRDAGNRWIFPEQLSDDPDGLKPWGGVRAVWANGSPDGRHGVDVTDTFEKGVESLEAHNAYIEGLGWEGWSAREFLEGILRQGGARMGTTYASMFEVYSLVWGGTEEG; encoded by the coding sequence ATGGACGAGACGCCTCCCCCGCTCAAGCCGCTCCCGGAGAACTGGGAGCGGGCCCTCGTCGTCGTGGCCCACCCCGACGACGTGGAGTACGGCGCCGCCGCCGCCATCGCGCGCTGGACCGGCCAGGGCAAGAAGATCAACTACGTCATGGTCACCAGCGGTGAGGCCGGCATCGACGGCATGCACCCCGACGAGTGCCGGGCGGTCCGCGAGGCCGAGGAGATCGCGTCCGCGGAGATCGTGGGAGTCGACCAGGTCGAGTTCCTGGGGTTCCCCGACGGCGTGCTGACCTACGGCCTCGAGCTGCGGGCGGCCATCGCCAAGGTCGTGCGGCAGCACCAGCCCGAGATCGTGATCACCGGCAACTTCCGCGACACCTTCGGACCGGGTGCTCTCAACCAGGCAGACCACATCGCCACCGGGCGCGCCGTGCTGGACGGCGTTCGCGACGCCGGCAACCGCTGGATCTTCCCCGAGCAGCTCTCCGATGACCCCGACGGGTTGAAGCCGTGGGGCGGCGTCCGTGCCGTCTGGGCCAACGGCTCACCGGACGGCCGGCACGGCGTCGACGTCACGGACACCTTCGAGAAGGGCGTGGAGTCGCTGGAGGCGCACAACGCCTACATCGAAGGGCTGGGCTGGGAGGGCTGGAGCGCGCGCGAGTTCCTCGAAGGCATCCTGCGTCAGGGCGGCGCCCGCATGGGTACGACGTACGCCTCGATGTTCGAGGTCTACTCGCTCGTGTGGGGCGGCACCGAGGAGGGCTGA
- a CDS encoding VOC family protein, which yields MLRSVMLIDHLIYAHPDLDVAVADLYRELGVEAGGGGKHPGRGTHNKLVSLGPRTYLELIAPDPGQPPPATPRPYGVEGITQGGLVGWAIAVDDIEAARASARSHGFDPGPVTDGQREDATGRLLRWRVTANAQVAGLIPFLISWGDTPHPAIDAPTGLSLISLSVEHPRPTEISTALAAMGADVEVRRAPHPALVARIDGPRGEREIR from the coding sequence TTGCTGCGGAGCGTCATGCTGATCGACCACCTCATCTATGCCCACCCCGACCTCGACGTCGCCGTGGCCGACCTCTATCGCGAACTCGGTGTCGAGGCCGGCGGTGGCGGCAAGCACCCGGGCCGGGGCACCCACAACAAGCTGGTCTCGTTGGGGCCGAGGACCTACCTGGAGCTGATCGCCCCAGACCCCGGCCAGCCACCCCCGGCGACGCCGCGGCCGTACGGAGTCGAGGGCATCACCCAGGGCGGTCTCGTCGGATGGGCGATCGCGGTCGATGACATCGAGGCTGCCCGAGCATCCGCGCGGTCGCACGGCTTCGACCCCGGCCCCGTGACGGATGGGCAACGGGAGGACGCAACCGGAAGGCTGCTGCGCTGGCGGGTGACCGCGAACGCCCAGGTCGCCGGCCTGATCCCGTTCCTGATCAGCTGGGGAGACACTCCGCATCCGGCCATCGATGCGCCGACCGGCCTCAGCCTGATCTCGCTGTCGGTGGAACATCCCCGTCCGACCGAGATCAGCACCGCCTTGGCGGCGATGGGCGCCGACGTGGAGGTCCGCCGAGCACCCCACCCCGCGCTCGTGGCCCGGATCGACGGCCCCCGTGGTGAGAGGGAGATTCGCTGA
- a CDS encoding response regulator transcription factor has translation MSETMRSTLATYGVHHRRHLQVVQPAAPSAGSTPFPTAQAPAPAWAHRLSNREVEVLQCIAAGLSTTEIAETLFISVATVKSHIARLIMKVEVRDRLQLVIVAYRSGFIQLG, from the coding sequence ATGAGCGAAACCATGCGCAGCACCCTGGCGACGTACGGCGTCCACCACCGCCGCCACCTCCAGGTCGTGCAGCCCGCCGCGCCGTCCGCCGGGTCGACGCCCTTCCCCACAGCTCAGGCACCCGCGCCCGCCTGGGCCCACCGCCTGTCCAACCGCGAGGTCGAGGTCCTCCAGTGCATCGCGGCCGGCCTGTCCACGACCGAGATCGCCGAGACGCTGTTCATCTCCGTCGCGACCGTGAAGAGTCACATCGCCCGGCTGATCATGAAGGTCGAGGTGCGCGACCGGCTGCAGCTGGTCATCGTGGCCTACCGCTCGGGCTTCATCCAGCTGGGCTGA
- a CDS encoding NAD-dependent epimerase/dehydratase family protein: MRLLVLGGTVFLSREVTAEALRRGHDVTCACRGVSGDVPDGATLLPWDRDDEPPEALAGEYDAVVDVSRRPSHVRRAVGAVPGAHWVFVSTINVYADDATPGGPGTVPLREPITEDVDLAADPEAYGPMKVACEQIVRDGTASAAIVRPGLIVGPGDPTGRFTYWPARLADGGEVLAPGDPSDTVQVIDVRDLAAWIVTLAEAGTEGDFDGVGRPTSIGELLEACGPDATFTWLDQAFLADQGVEPWMGPDAVPLWLPRPDYDGMMHHFVEPALDAGLTLRPLEETARDTLAWLRDHPDATVTGVGRDRERELLAAWHARA; this comes from the coding sequence ATGAGACTCCTCGTGCTCGGTGGCACCGTGTTCCTGTCCCGCGAGGTCACGGCCGAGGCGCTGCGGCGTGGCCACGACGTGACCTGCGCCTGCCGAGGGGTCTCCGGCGACGTCCCGGACGGCGCGACACTGCTGCCCTGGGACCGTGACGACGAGCCACCGGAGGCGCTGGCAGGGGAGTACGACGCCGTGGTCGACGTCTCCCGCCGTCCCTCGCACGTACGACGAGCAGTCGGCGCGGTCCCGGGCGCGCACTGGGTCTTCGTGTCGACCATCAACGTCTACGCCGACGACGCCACCCCCGGCGGCCCCGGCACGGTGCCCCTGCGCGAGCCGATCACCGAGGACGTCGACCTCGCCGCCGACCCCGAGGCCTACGGACCGATGAAGGTGGCCTGCGAGCAGATCGTGCGCGACGGGACCGCGTCGGCGGCCATCGTCCGGCCCGGGCTCATCGTCGGCCCGGGAGACCCCACCGGAAGGTTCACCTACTGGCCCGCCCGCCTCGCCGACGGCGGCGAGGTGCTGGCGCCGGGAGACCCGTCCGACACCGTCCAGGTCATCGACGTCCGCGACCTCGCGGCCTGGATCGTCACCCTCGCCGAGGCGGGCACCGAGGGCGACTTCGACGGGGTCGGCCGGCCTACGTCGATCGGTGAGCTGCTCGAGGCGTGCGGCCCGGACGCCACGTTCACGTGGCTCGACCAGGCCTTCCTCGCCGACCAGGGGGTCGAGCCGTGGATGGGTCCGGACGCCGTGCCGCTCTGGCTGCCCCGCCCCGACTACGACGGGATGATGCACCACTTCGTCGAGCCCGCGTTGGACGCGGGCCTCACCCTCCGCCCCCTCGAGGAGACGGCGCGCGACACCCTCGCCTGGCTGCGCGACCACCCGGACGCGACCGTCACCGGCGTCGGCCGCGACCGGGAGCGCGAGCTGCTCGCCGCCTGGCACGCTCGCGCCTGA
- a CDS encoding DNA adenine methylase translates to MIKYLGSKRTLVPVLGELAVAAGARTALDLFTGTTRVAQELKRRGIEVTASDLATYSAVLSDCYVATDATAVDERELDTALARLDALPGAPGYFTETFCERSRFFQPGNGARVDAIRDAIERDHPPGDPLRPILLTSLMLAADRVDSTTGVQMAYLKQWAPRSHRDLRLERPALLPGRGTTIHGDASRVVDEVGPVDLAYVDPPYNQHRYFTNYHIWETLIRWDAPEFYGVACKRVDSRDDHTRSVFNSRRTMPAALGDLLGRVRADVVVVSYNDESWITAEQMTTMLRDAGHDQVRLLGFDRKRYVGALIGIHNPAGHRVGEVGRRRNVEYVFVAGPADRVDAAVAAADDAQ, encoded by the coding sequence GTGATCAAGTACCTCGGCTCCAAGCGCACCTTGGTGCCGGTGCTGGGGGAGCTCGCGGTGGCGGCCGGCGCGCGCACCGCCCTCGACCTCTTCACGGGCACGACCCGGGTCGCGCAGGAGCTGAAGAGGCGGGGGATCGAGGTCACGGCGAGCGACCTGGCGACGTACTCGGCGGTGCTCAGCGACTGCTACGTCGCCACCGACGCGACGGCCGTCGACGAACGCGAGCTCGACACCGCCCTCGCCCGGCTCGACGCGCTCCCGGGTGCCCCCGGCTACTTCACCGAGACGTTCTGCGAGCGGTCGAGATTCTTCCAGCCCGGCAACGGGGCCCGCGTCGACGCGATCCGCGACGCCATCGAGCGCGACCACCCGCCGGGTGACCCCCTGCGGCCGATCCTGCTGACCAGCCTGATGCTGGCGGCGGACCGGGTCGACTCCACGACCGGCGTGCAGATGGCCTACCTCAAGCAGTGGGCGCCGCGCTCGCACCGCGACCTGCGGCTAGAGCGACCTGCGTTGCTGCCGGGGCGGGGCACCACGATCCACGGCGATGCCAGCCGTGTCGTCGACGAGGTCGGTCCGGTGGACCTGGCCTACGTCGACCCGCCCTACAACCAGCACCGCTACTTCACGAACTACCACATCTGGGAGACGCTGATCCGCTGGGACGCACCCGAGTTCTACGGCGTCGCCTGCAAGCGGGTCGACAGTCGCGACGACCACACGCGCAGCGTCTTCAACAGCCGGCGCACGATGCCGGCCGCCCTCGGCGACCTGCTCGGCCGGGTGCGCGCGGATGTGGTGGTGGTGTCCTACAACGACGAGTCCTGGATCACCGCCGAGCAGATGACCACCATGCTGCGCGACGCCGGCCACGACCAGGTCCGGCTGCTCGGTTTCGACCGCAAGAGGTACGTCGGCGCGCTGATCGGCATCCACAACCCGGCCGGTCACCGGGTCGGTGAGGTCGGCCGGCGACGCAACGTCGAGTACGTCTTCGTCGCGGGTCCGGCCGACCGGGTCGACGCGGCCGTCGCCGCTGCCGACGACGCTCAGTAG
- a CDS encoding PepSY domain-containing protein produces the protein MNTSRIPRKVALAAGAALALAVIAGGGTAYSLSDGDDDDTQRPIPAADREQAEEAALAETGSGTVTETEVDDEESKYEVEVTLDNGTQVDVQLDEDFNVVSSDNDGTEDGSGDDAGDD, from the coding sequence ATGAACACATCAAGGATTCCCCGCAAGGTCGCCCTCGCGGCCGGCGCAGCGCTTGCACTCGCCGTGATCGCCGGTGGCGGCACCGCCTACTCCCTCTCCGACGGAGACGACGACGACACCCAGCGGCCGATCCCGGCTGCGGACCGCGAACAGGCCGAGGAGGCCGCCCTTGCCGAGACCGGCAGCGGTACCGTGACTGAGACCGAGGTCGACGACGAGGAGAGCAAGTACGAGGTCGAGGTGACTCTCGACAACGGCACCCAGGTCGACGTCCAGCTCGACGAGGACTTCAACGTCGTCTCCTCCGACAACGACGGCACTGAAGACGGGTCCGGTGACGACGCCGGCGACGACTGA
- a CDS encoding response regulator transcription factor, with product MRVLLVEDEAKLARLVARGLTERGDNVSIVGTGQEAVDAASDEEGYDVILLDVRLPDMEGYEVCRRIRRARIWTPVLMLTARNAVADRITGLDSGADDYLGKPFVFDELLARMRALVRRGPVPRPTELEVGDLRLDPASRRVWRGDVEIELSARELALLEALMRRAEQTLSRDQLLTHAWGDTHETSSNVVDVYVRYLREKIDRPFGADSLRTVRGLGYRLTGSAGD from the coding sequence GTGCGCGTGCTGTTGGTGGAGGACGAGGCGAAGCTCGCCCGGTTGGTCGCTCGTGGCCTGACCGAGCGAGGCGACAACGTATCGATCGTCGGGACGGGACAGGAGGCCGTCGACGCTGCCTCCGACGAGGAGGGGTACGACGTGATCCTCCTCGACGTACGCCTTCCCGACATGGAGGGCTACGAGGTGTGCCGACGGATCCGCCGCGCGCGGATCTGGACCCCGGTGCTCATGCTGACCGCACGCAACGCCGTCGCCGACCGGATCACCGGCCTCGACAGCGGTGCCGACGACTACCTCGGCAAGCCGTTCGTGTTCGACGAGCTGCTGGCGCGGATGCGCGCCCTCGTCCGTCGCGGGCCGGTCCCGAGGCCGACCGAGCTCGAGGTCGGCGACCTGCGACTCGATCCCGCCTCCCGTCGGGTGTGGCGTGGCGACGTCGAGATCGAGCTGTCAGCCCGCGAGCTGGCCCTGCTCGAAGCCCTCATGCGACGGGCGGAGCAGACCCTCAGCCGCGACCAGCTGCTCACCCATGCGTGGGGCGACACCCACGAGACGTCGTCGAACGTCGTCGACGTCTACGTGCGCTACCTGCGGGAGAAGATCGACCGCCCGTTCGGCGCCGACTCGCTGCGCACCGTCCGCGGACTCGGCTACCGGCTCACGGGGAGCGCCGGTGACTGA
- a CDS encoding ATP-binding protein — protein MTDHGHRFGWSLRARVAVAFLATTALAMLALGLFVQLRVQNTLEGGLRDQLDGEMDGLAATPSSERADAVAQLAGDIHGQMMSADGEIVASSTAVIEQLVPADVGDGYSETRIRVLDDLFEARRGEEDLEVDNEPVVVLVKSFGDQVVVLAIESEHADEAVSTVRRQLLISGPVALALAGLLGYVVAGFGLRPVERMRARAATISSRSAGERLPVPSAAELRRLAVTLNAMLDRLDEGLDRERRFVADASHELRTPLALLLTEVELALSGSRTPEELREALRSAEEEVRRLIALSEDLLALAGADAGHLQLQTEALDIAELAAAVVQRFGATAEVASRSVSISGDRSARVAGDPDRLGRVVSNLVDNALKHGAGDVDVRVVAGSKEVVVEVSDEGAGFTEERPFERFAGSHGSAGLGLAIVDEIVRAHGGDIGIAREHGRTVVRMSLPAAARP, from the coding sequence GTGACTGACCACGGCCACCGTTTCGGGTGGTCGCTCCGGGCCCGGGTCGCCGTGGCGTTCCTGGCCACGACGGCACTGGCCATGCTCGCGCTCGGGCTGTTCGTCCAGCTGCGCGTGCAGAACACCCTCGAAGGGGGGCTCCGCGACCAGCTCGACGGCGAGATGGACGGGTTGGCCGCGACGCCGTCGAGCGAGCGGGCAGACGCGGTGGCGCAGCTCGCCGGGGACATCCACGGGCAGATGATGTCCGCCGACGGCGAGATCGTGGCGTCGTCGACGGCGGTCATCGAGCAGCTGGTCCCGGCCGATGTCGGCGACGGCTACAGCGAGACCCGGATCCGCGTGCTCGACGACCTCTTCGAGGCCCGCCGTGGAGAAGAGGACCTCGAGGTCGACAACGAGCCGGTGGTCGTGCTCGTGAAGTCCTTCGGCGACCAGGTCGTGGTCCTCGCCATCGAGAGCGAGCACGCAGACGAGGCGGTGAGCACCGTCCGCCGCCAGCTGCTGATCAGCGGCCCGGTCGCGCTCGCGCTGGCGGGGCTGCTCGGCTATGTGGTTGCCGGTTTCGGGCTGCGTCCGGTGGAGCGGATGCGCGCGCGGGCGGCGACGATCTCCTCCCGCAGTGCGGGCGAGCGGCTGCCGGTACCGTCGGCGGCCGAGCTCCGCCGGCTCGCGGTGACCCTGAACGCGATGCTCGACCGGCTGGACGAGGGCCTCGACCGGGAGCGCCGCTTCGTCGCGGACGCGAGCCACGAGCTGCGCACCCCGCTCGCGCTGCTGCTGACGGAGGTCGAGCTCGCGCTCTCGGGGAGCCGGACCCCCGAGGAGCTGCGCGAAGCGCTGCGCTCGGCCGAGGAGGAGGTACGCCGCCTGATCGCGCTGAGCGAGGACCTGCTGGCGCTGGCGGGGGCCGACGCCGGTCACCTCCAGCTGCAGACGGAAGCACTCGACATCGCAGAGCTCGCCGCCGCCGTCGTGCAGCGGTTCGGTGCGACCGCCGAGGTCGCGTCCCGGTCCGTCTCCATCAGCGGCGACCGGTCCGCGCGGGTCGCCGGCGACCCCGACCGACTAGGTCGAGTGGTGTCCAACCTGGTCGACAACGCGCTGAAGCACGGCGCGGGAGACGTCGACGTGCGAGTCGTGGCCGGCTCGAAGGAGGTCGTCGTGGAGGTGAGCGACGAAGGAGCGGGCTTCACGGAGGAGCGGCCGTTCGAGAGGTTCGCGGGGAGCCACGGATCGGCGGGCCTCGGCCTGGCGATCGTCGACGAGATCGTCCGGGCCCACGGCGGAGACATCGGGATCGCCCGCGAGCACGGGCGCACCGTCGTACGGATGAGCCTTCCTGCGGCCGCCCGGCCCTGA
- a CDS encoding serine/threonine-protein kinase has product MSSMRVADRYALDREIGRGGSGAVWLARDEVLGRAVAIKRIGLPPGASTYDVSRAEREARISAQVNHANVVSVFDFVNDGEHTWLVTEYVEGTTLAQLIRDRGRLTPAEAAPMLLQVADALAAAHGMAIVHRDVKPSNILIALDGTAKLSDFGIARAVADASLTQTGLVTGSPAYIAPEVATGAAATTASDVWSFGATIYHALSGHPPYEATSGENAVLGVLYRVAHEPPPRLRGGGWLAPLLEATMDHDPDNRLTMDDVAAYLHAGPQGTADSAPAGPGTQVLPLVAAAPDPPDAPTDDNPTSTAVAAAASSSTSTRTHPWKLWLAIGGAAAVLVLAAIGAMLLLGGGDDDPQDDAAGLPNTTTDASSDNEAATEPGDETTDSSPSADDLESFASSYVSTAADDPDAGFALLTPDYQARSPEYAEFWGSVSNPEILEVSADPDDLTVTYTYKYDFPGSGNLTERVTLFLVQDGDQLLIDNAVSG; this is encoded by the coding sequence ATGAGCAGCATGAGGGTGGCCGACAGGTATGCACTCGACCGCGAGATCGGACGGGGCGGGTCGGGTGCGGTCTGGCTGGCCCGGGACGAGGTCCTCGGCAGGGCGGTCGCGATCAAGCGGATCGGGCTCCCGCCGGGCGCTTCGACGTACGACGTCTCCCGCGCCGAGCGGGAGGCGCGTATCTCCGCTCAGGTCAACCACGCCAACGTGGTGTCCGTCTTCGACTTCGTCAACGACGGCGAGCACACCTGGCTGGTGACCGAGTACGTCGAGGGCACGACGCTCGCGCAGCTCATCCGCGATCGCGGCCGGCTCACCCCCGCGGAGGCGGCCCCGATGCTCCTGCAGGTCGCCGACGCGCTCGCTGCGGCGCACGGGATGGCGATCGTGCACCGCGACGTCAAGCCGTCCAACATCCTGATCGCGCTCGACGGCACCGCGAAGCTGTCCGACTTCGGCATCGCGCGGGCGGTCGCGGACGCCTCGCTCACGCAGACCGGCCTGGTGACCGGGTCCCCCGCCTACATCGCGCCGGAGGTCGCCACCGGCGCGGCGGCGACGACAGCCAGCGACGTGTGGTCGTTCGGAGCGACGATCTACCACGCTCTCTCGGGTCACCCGCCCTACGAGGCCACCAGCGGGGAGAACGCCGTGCTCGGCGTGCTCTACCGGGTCGCACACGAGCCGCCACCGCGGCTCCGGGGCGGGGGCTGGCTCGCACCGCTGCTCGAGGCGACCATGGACCACGACCCCGACAACCGGCTCACGATGGACGACGTCGCGGCCTACCTCCACGCCGGCCCGCAGGGCACGGCCGACAGTGCCCCGGCCGGCCCCGGCACGCAGGTGCTCCCTCTGGTCGCGGCCGCGCCGGACCCGCCGGACGCGCCGACCGACGACAACCCGACGTCGACCGCGGTCGCAGCCGCCGCCTCGAGCTCCACCTCGACCCGTACCCACCCGTGGAAGCTGTGGCTGGCGATCGGCGGCGCGGCCGCGGTGCTCGTGCTCGCCGCGATCGGAGCGATGCTCTTGCTCGGCGGTGGGGACGACGATCCCCAGGACGACGCGGCGGGGCTGCCGAACACGACGACTGACGCCAGCTCGGACAACGAAGCCGCCACCGAGCCCGGCGACGAGACGACCGACTCGTCGCCGTCGGCCGACGACCTCGAGTCGTTCGCGTCGTCGTACGTCTCCACCGCTGCCGACGACCCGGACGCCGGCTTCGCGCTGCTGACGCCGGACTACCAGGCGCGCAGCCCGGAGTACGCCGAGTTCTGGGGTTCGGTCAGCAACCCCGAGATCCTCGAGGTCTCGGCCGATCCGGACGACCTGACGGTCACCTACACGTACAAGTACGACTTCCCCGGCTCGGGCAACCTGACCGAGCGGGTCACCCTCTTCCTGGTGCAGGACGGCGACCAGCTGCTGATCGACAACGCGGTCAGCGGCTGA